A stretch of DNA from Toxotes jaculatrix isolate fToxJac2 chromosome 15, fToxJac2.pri, whole genome shotgun sequence:
ACGTTTTCCTGCAGAGCCTGGGCTGAAATActacacagagaaacagggatTATTATATAAGTGAGCATTTGTAGAATGGCTGTATTAAACCCGAGGTTGGGACTTTTGGCACTGTATTTTCCTATTTACCTCTGGATGTAGGCATAGCTAAACTGTAGCATGGGGATGTCTACCAAGGTTGACTTCTAATGGAGACAAAGGTAGaaaatgttatgaaaatgagtgaaaataAACTTCAGAAATTACTGGATACAAGTTttgagcatctgtgtgtgtatgtatgtttgtgtaccTGTTCTCCTTTGATCTGGTGTGGTTTTTTCACCACCTCTTTGACTAACTGGAGGATGGTATCTGTATGCAAAGTGTTCAGTGATTTCACCAGATCCACAATAGTTAGACGAGCCTCGCTGGCCACAGGTAAAACCTAAAGAAGACAAATATGTAAAGATGCCAACAAGTGCTCTAAAGCCAATCAGTGGCTTATAAGTGACTGtgctctttctttgtttctagTCACACTGCCGTTcttactttgtttttatgtctccTTTTACTCTTTCTGTTACTCCATACTACCCCCAGTGAAGCCATCAGCTGAATACCATACTGCCCAGTCAGAGGGACCAGGAACTCCAGTATCCGCTGCCGTAGGAtctaaacatgcacacaccgTGAAAGGGTAAAATTTTCCATAACAATACATGCATGTGGctaaacaggagaaaatatATAAGCACATTACATCATGTTACATCAACACTTACAGTATAAACAACACAGCCCTGTCACTACATATATTTGTGCTGGCATAAAAGAACGCAGAGAACGTGCAAGTTTGTAGCACACACCTTGGTGCTTTTAAAATAGACAGAGGTAGAAGTatgtctgctgctctggccAGAGTCAGATGCACGCCTCTGAAACTCTTCCTTCATGACCACACCCCACAGCAACGCCATACTACTGAGCATGTGAGGTAGAGCCTCAATCACAGCGTTGCGTGCATTACGGACATCCACAGGATCACAGGCAACCAGGGACTGACAAAGAGAGAACGAGAGAAGAAAATGAGCGTTAACATTTTCATTGATATAAGAGGTACAAATCTGTGTATGTATGCTCACTCCTCACCCTCTTGTTATCCAGCAGACAATAGTGTGTAATGGTGGTCAGGCCTTCTAGCAGAGTCAGAGGGTAGTCAGGGGCGAtgttctccctcctcccactcAGGCTGATCAGaggacacaaacataaatgaaatatttaatttaacctGCTATCAGACATCCCCATTTTTGTGCACAAGCCCAAAAACAGATGTACCCAACAGCTGTTGCAGTGGGGAGATTGGATCTGGTATCAGGAGACTTAGAGCTTTCATACAGTGTATTATTTGTCAAGGTTGTGTGAAGACTGGGACTggtacagaccaaaacacacctaAAGAAGGGCTACCAAAGCCAAAGCATCCCATGAGTGGCAAGGTGTTTTGACAAATGTTAAAGCACAATATTTTCTTCACTGTAAATTTTAATCATCTCAAATTAGCCTCTAGTcataaaggtaaaaaaaaatagttgctAATTTCTACTATTTAAAGGACTGAAGTTTGGGACTATTGTTTTGTTGGCAAATAGGACAAACTTTAGGATAGGACAAACTGTCAAAACTATCTAACTGAAAGCCCACCTCTGATTTGTCTTTCCTCCATCATGCTCGTACAGTTTGACCAGCTCGTCCAAGTTCTTGCAGATCTGACTGATGAGCGGAGCCACAATGATGCCTAATGAGCGTCCCAAGTAGGGCAGAGAGGAGCACAGCAGTGACACCCAGTGGGGGTGCATGGCATAACCGTACTGTGGCTGCAGAGCCCTggctgcagcagaaacaaacattcCTTGGGCTGTGATGGGGTGACTCTGGACGTACTGGGCTGCCTTGATGGACTGCTGGAATAGGACTGCAGTTTGCCACTCGCGAGCAAGGGGGGTGCTGGCGGTTGGGGATTCTCGAGGCTCCCCAGGCTGGCCAGATGCTCCACCCGACCCAGCTGTTGAGACAGCCCCACCAAGCCACACATGGTACTCCAGGACTATGAGAGCCTGGAGGAGTTTAAGTAATTCCATTTGTAAGGGATATTGTTCCTGGCCCCCTCCTGATCCAAGATTCACAAGGCTCTCCTCTGACAGGCCTCCCTGTTCATCCAACAGCTCTACATTTTTGGGTGGTCCCTTGTCTGTTCCCCTCTGGCTGACATACATGGATGCAGAAAGTGTAAGCAGAGCATATTGCTGCACTTTACATCCTGAGAGGAGCCTGCGGATGGGTTCCAGACCGGCTCCATTGCCCTCTTGTCCTCGTGCCATGCAGCAAAGCTGGTTCACCATCCGGGTTAGCACTGCTACACTCTTCACCTGAACCTCCCTGTTCCCCTGCAGGTCAAGTGGACCAAGGCTGAGGTAGGAAGGGTAATGAGAGCGCAGGAATCGCAGGCACAAAGACACGAGTAGTTCAATGAGAAGGGATGGGGgcacagagggggaggaggagggggaaagcAGGCAGCCATAGAAGCCTTTGCCATCCTGAGCCTGTTGGTGACGCTGTAAAAGGTTAGAGACCAGGTTTAAATGTGCAGCAGAGCTTGTGTccagagaggtggaggagagagcaTCCACCAGAGGGCACTCGGCACTGCTCCTCAGCAGGCTGTCTAGCAGCGCAAGGCCTTGGAGCAGGTGGCGCCAGCCGCCAGCCAAGGGATACAGCAGCACATGACGGAACAGAGAGTCTATGGCCTCCCTCTTCTCGCGCTCCTGTTTTAACAGACGAGACCTGGCCATGGCCTCCAGCTCTaaatcctcctcatcctcacttGACAGTGAATCAGATGCCTGTGTACGCTCAGACTCTGCCCTCCGCAGGCCATTGACCATGCCTCCTTCCTCAATGCTGCGGTAAGGAGTGGAGCCAGAGCTGGAGTTCTCCGTGGATACCTGGGCACCACTGGTGTCAGCTGACTCTGTGTGTTCACTCTCACCATCCTCCCCCTGCTCCGctctatcctcctcctcttctgtctcttcactcTCACTCCTTGATAGCACTACAGAGTCCTGTGGTTTGGCCAGCTCTAGACCACTGTCTAACTCTGCCCACAGGGATTCCCGGTCCACAATGCTGGTGAGATTTAAAGTGGTGACCTCTGTCGCCATGGCGTCCGCAGATGTCCCAGACGATTTAGTAGAGCTTCGAGTTCTGTTGCTTAGAACCCTCAGGTTACCTTTAAAGCAAAGAGCAAAGCAActtaagaaacacacacaccaaagaaaGCATATAGATAATCAGAAAAAAGTTCATTCTTAACGTCACAATAACACAATTAATTCACttgatgcagaaacacacacttaccaGCAGTGAGATTTTGTTTGATGCTGTGAATGGAGCAGCGCTGAGTGGAGGggtgaagcagcaacaacagaataGGTTCCAAGATTCGAATCACATCACTGAGGGATAAAGCCCTGACCAGCcagcactgagctgctgcacgTATTGAGCCATCAGTGCAGCTCAGACTGTccaccacaacacacagagacctgagacagaaacacatcaaaAGTCAGATTTAGCAATGACTGAAACAAATTCTTGAAATCTAAGCTGTCTATTCCTGCACTTCTTTGagtgttttcatctttattttgagaaaatggTGTGGATGCTTTAAGTGTgctaatgggaaaaaaaaaacggggtCAGCTTCTCAGTCTTGGCTTGACTTTCATCAGTCTAAGCAGTTTTCTCAACTTTGTCATCCTAGTTCCCATTTTGCACATTTGCCTGAAGATGTAAACTACACAAGACAAGTGCTGAGACAGAATATAAAGTATTCAGGAATTTTGAATTTGTCTTAACTATATTCCACTTTACAACTACATACTAACCGGTCAAAGGAGCGACTGAGAGACATAGTCCTGTTGGTCTGGATCTCCCTGGTCAGGTGCCATAGCACAGTGAAGCGGTGCAGTGCTTCCAGCCTAACAGCCTGGGGCAGACAAACACAAGGGAAACCATTTCCTTATTTGCTCAGCTCAGTACATTTCCAAAcaggtctgtttgtgtgtccaaGTTAAACTGACACATCTAGAAGATGCTGGGAGAAAATTTAAATGTGAGTACAAATTGTGGTTCAGTGTGTGCAGGCATACACACCTTGTCTTTGTGCAGCAGTGCCTGGCAGATGATGTCTTCACAGATCGACGCTGATGGAGCCAAACAGTGAAGCCTGTAAAAGAGTTCCACACAGGAAATGTGCTGCTCTCTTCGCTCCATGTCCAGCTGGCTCCACAGCACCTGGGACACCCTCTGGATCACagcacaaaaatcaaaaaatcttaaaataccACATTTATACTACAGCTGTGAGTCACTCAGACATTTTCCTTTTGATAATCTTACCTGATAGAAATCTGTGCCCTCCTCTATAGCTCGTAGCAGAGCAGGATAGATGGGTGGCACAGTGACCATCTGCAGTCGCCCACTCAGGGGGTTAGAGTCAGAGGTCTGGTAACGTCTGTGTTTGTCCTGGATGACCAGTGCTAAGGACTGAGAGTGGTTGATAAGCTCCAACAGTGAGGCCACAGCTGTGTGTTGGATGTTGTAGTCCCTGGACAGGCAGCACAGTGTCATCAAGGACCTGAGCCATACTGGCAGGCTGTCCACTTCGCTTcctaaggaaaacaaaaacattttaattacttcTTTGTGGGTTAAGGCATGGAGACAACAGTCATGTTGAACACAGTCCATCTGTGAGCTGACCTGTGTCGCCAAACATGTCCGTGTGGAGGGCCAGAGTCTCCTCTTCGCTTAGGTAGACAGGGAAGGTGGTGCACTCCAGCAGCAAGTGGCAGGTGGCGGTGAAGGCCTGTCGACAGGCCTCAGAGATCTCTGCCTTGCCTCGTGGCATGTAGCCTGCCGCCCAGTCCAGACAGCTTAAGTTCCCACgttcctttttcttctccacGGGGGCTGCTGCGAGCTGGGCGTCTGATGTAGGGCGGGGTTTAAGTTTGTTTGGGGTGAACAGACCAGTAAGTTTGTCTTTAATTTCACGTCCCCCTATGCTCGTCAACAAAGTCTTCTGATCTGCAGAGGCAGCAGTTAGGTCAGGCTGGATTCCCTCCCCAGGGCCCTTGACATCCTCCACCTGCACCAGCAGGTATCTGAAACATGACAAATATTTTTAGCGCTCACAGTTTGTACATTTATAGCCCCATTTATGCTGCAATCAATCTGACAATGACTCAGTAGTTTACCTTGTGGTTATGAAGGACAGTATATCCTGCAGACACTGGGTCATTGTGTCTacactccctcccctcctccacacTCCTTCACCTTCTTTGCAAATTCCACTTCCCTCAGCACCCATCCCCAACCCTGGTGGGAGGTGCTGCTCCGACGGTGAGGCACTGATCCCCAATCCGCTGTCTTCAGACCTGAGTATTGGGTAAATACCACTTGCAGTCCCCGTctcatctcctccatctctgctcagCTCTTCATCTCCATGGTGACCATTAACTTGACCAACACTGTCATCTTTCTCGTCCTCCTTCTCGATATCCTagataaagtaaaaatttttaTGCTGACGCACAGTCAAACAtcgaaaacatttaaaaagaaaccaCGTTGCCACAGACTGTAAAATCTCTAACCTGTGTTTCTTTGCCTTCCTCCTCTGATGCCTTTAACTCCATCTCCTCTGTGTGAGCCCCTGCTTCAATGTCCATATAAGCCACAGGCATCTGGATCTTACTGAGGACCTTGAAACAGGCACGCAGGCCATGTGTGACATCTTCCAGGCTAACAGAGTCTAAGTGGCTGTGCAAGGTCCGCAGCATGATCCCCAGCATCTCAGGGAGGAACTGGGACTGGATGTCAGCGTGTAGTTCCTGTGGATAGAAACAAACTTCTAGATCATACTGTCTGTAAACAGAAAATTCTTCAGTATGAGTCAGACTTGGGTAAAATTGTGCTGAATAACTGTCAGTCTTTGTTTAAACTTCACTGCAACTGACTAACAGGGAGGCGGTTTAGCACAAGCTCTAGAGGAAATGTAAACCAAAGAAaaggtattttctgtttttctcaaaatatttagaattatttaaaaaaagactgacagctgcatttatatagtgcttttatccaaagcactTTTATAGTTCCGCCTCTTTCTGGTGTTTTGCAAGGAAGGGAACTACtgatgtgcaggtgtgtgtgtgttatttaccAGAGGAAGAACATCAAGCAAGAAAATGATGAGATTAGACATCTCTGTGACAGAGGGAGGCGGGTGACTGCGGTCCAGCAGGGGAGGCGTAGGTGGATCATCTTTGTCACTATAGAGAAAGACATAGAATGAAATGATCCTTTCTTTAAACTTTTAATGTGCTCAATCATACTTTGTAAATGCTGACCTTTCCTTATagtcttacatttttttgtagAGATTAACAGGTTTTCCATCATAATCAGATATTCTGTCACAGTCAACCCTGCCATACCTGAGAGAAGTGCAGAAGCGTCGTGTCATGTACTCCCACAGGTATTCACTGTTCATGGAGCTCACAAGCATGTTCACCGTCTTTATGATCTCTGATGCGTTCTTATTCTCCTTTATCTTACTGTTGAAGAA
This window harbors:
- the dop1b gene encoding protein dopey-2 isoform X1 is translated as MDPEELELQNDYRYRSYAAVIEKALRNFESSSEWADLISSLGKLNKALQSNLRYSLLPKRLIIGKRLAQCLHPALPSGVHLKALETYEVIFKIIGTKWLAKDLFIYSSGLFPLLGHAAMAVKPVLLTLYERYYLPLQRALLPSLQAFITGLLPGLEEGLEVYDRTDALLLKLSLLVGQQVFYGALWGSMVVSPMVRLPASVFIVTHFDRMAPLLQQTHMLGYDHHLVVKSVCLSLQDSNVLVQRNMLEILLYFFPFATCLDPAETCIALTVKDMITVVSAASLTLLRRDMSLNRRLYAWLLGTDIKGEMVAPHPTLSTTTEEHASFYFNTYSRDFLVQALINILKQKDVESDPENVIGYLRPFRIIISLLDKPEIGPVVLSSVMLEVVRAFYSYCREMLGEDTITSSGLSGNQLASKIKENKNASEIIKTVNMLVSSMNSEYLWEYMTRRFCTSLSDKDDPPTPPLLDRSHPPPSVTEMSNLIIFLLDVLPLELHADIQSQFLPEMLGIMLRTLHSHLDSVSLEDVTHGLRACFKVLSKIQMPVAYMDIEAGAHTEEMELKASEEEGKETQDIEKEDEKDDSVGQVNGHHGDEELSRDGGDETGTASGIYPILRSEDSGLGISASPSEQHLPPGLGMGAEGSGICKEGEGVWRRGGSVDTMTQCLQDILSFITTRYLLVQVEDVKGPGEGIQPDLTAASADQKTLLTSIGGREIKDKLTGLFTPNKLKPRPTSDAQLAAAPVEKKKERGNLSCLDWAAGYMPRGKAEISEACRQAFTATCHLLLECTTFPVYLSEEETLALHTDMFGDTGSEVDSLPVWLRSLMTLCCLSRDYNIQHTAVASLLELINHSQSLALVIQDKHRRYQTSDSNPLSGRLQMVTVPPIYPALLRAIEEGTDFYQRVSQVLWSQLDMERREQHISCVELFYRLHCLAPSASICEDIICQALLHKDKAVRLEALHRFTVLWHLTREIQTNRTMSLSRSFDRSLCVVVDSLSCTDGSIRAAAQCWLVRALSLSDVIRILEPILLLLLHPSTQRCSIHSIKQNLTAGNLRVLSNRTRSSTKSSGTSADAMATEVTTLNLTSIVDRESLWAELDSGLELAKPQDSVVLSRSESEETEEEEDRAEQGEDGESEHTESADTSGAQVSTENSSSGSTPYRSIEEGGMVNGLRRAESERTQASDSLSSEDEEDLELEAMARSRLLKQEREKREAIDSLFRHVLLYPLAGGWRHLLQGLALLDSLLRSSAECPLVDALSSTSLDTSSAAHLNLVSNLLQRHQQAQDGKGFYGCLLSPSSSPSVPPSLLIELLVSLCLRFLRSHYPSYLSLGPLDLQGNREVQVKSVAVLTRMVNQLCCMARGQEGNGAGLEPIRRLLSGCKVQQYALLTLSASMYVSQRGTDKGPPKNVELLDEQGGLSEESLVNLGSGGGQEQYPLQMELLKLLQALIVLEYHVWLGGAVSTAGSGGASGQPGEPRESPTASTPLAREWQTAVLFQQSIKAAQYVQSHPITAQGMFVSAAARALQPQYGYAMHPHWVSLLCSSLPYLGRSLGIIVAPLISQICKNLDELVKLYEHDGGKTNQSLSGRRENIAPDYPLTLLEGLTTITHYCLLDNKRSLVACDPVDVRNARNAVIEALPHMLSSMALLWGVVMKEEFQRRASDSGQSSRHTSTSVYFKSTKILRQRILEFLVPLTGQYGIQLMASLGVVWSNRKSKRRHKNKVLPVASEARLTIVDLVKSLNTLHTDTILQLVKEVVKKPHQIKGEQKSTLVDIPMLQFSYAYIQSISAQALQENVAPLLSLLRESVQLNLAPPGHFLLLGILNDFVNRLPNLDNKKDTRDLQEVTQRILEAVGGIAGSSLEQTSWLSRSLEVKVQPQVCAEAVEPDDADVDGDHCESMAQASTMVSSSAPSVYSVQALVLLAEILAPLLDMVYRSDEKEKAVPLISRLMYYVFPYLKNHSAYNMPSFEAGAQLLSSLSGYAYTKRAWRKEVFELFMDPLFFTMDASCAPSWKSIIDHLLTHEKTMFKDLMSMQSGSLKLFANADQKPMLLKRQAFAMFSGELDQYHLYLPLIQERLTEALRMNPSPAVSAQIFLMFRVLLLRISSQHLTSLWPIMVTELIRIFARLEKALQADKDVSKLAKVVRGALDRNGPVNFTQAELDMYLSACKFLDTSLAFPPERIPLFQMYRWAFVPEVDVNRYSGPETALIEGEQECIPHVVRVLEGIQLRYGTLNGLSEESSTEHLEFPLLTQHSLSSITQLLPFLHILCCSFQGPPPYSHPMPHCPVADYPAASPGTVLKKLEHIIEEEFLDSMES
- the dop1b gene encoding protein dopey-2 isoform X2, whose amino-acid sequence is MDPEELELQNDYRYRSYAAVIEKALRNFESSSEWADLISSLGKLNKALQSNLRYSLLPKRLIIGKRLAQCLHPALPSGVHLKALETYEVIFKIIGTKWLAKDLFIYSSGLFPLLGHAAMAVKPVLLTLYERYYLPLQRALLPSLQAFITGLLPGLEEGLEVYDRTDALLLKLSLLVGQQVFYGALWGSMVVSPMVRLPASVFIVTHFDRMAPLLQQTHMLGYDHHLVVKSVCLSLQDSNVLVQRNMLEILLYFFPFATCLDPAETCIALTVKDMITVVSAASLTLLRRDMSLNRRLYAWLLGTDIKGEMVAPHPTLSTTTEEHASFYFNTYSRDFLVQALINILKQKDVESDPENVIGYLRPFRIIISLLDKPEIGPVVLSSVMLEVVRAFYSYCREMLGEDTITSSGLSGNQLASKIKENKNASEIIKTVNMLVSSMNSEYLWEYMTRRFCTSLSDKDDPPTPPLLDRSHPPPSVTEMSNLIIFLLDVLPLELHADIQSQFLPEMLGIMLRTLHSHLDSVSLEDVTHGLRACFKVLSKIQMPVAYMDIEAGAHTEEMELKASEEEGKETQDIEKEDEKDDSVGQVNGHHGDEELSRDGGDETGTASGIYPILRSEDSGLGISASPSEQHLPPGLGMGAEGSGICKEGEGVWRRGGSVDTMTQCLQDILSFITTRYLLVQVEDVKGPGEGIQPDLTAASADQKTLLTSIGGREIKDKLTGLFTPNKLKPRPTSDAQLAAAPVEKKKERGNLSCLDWAAGYMPRGKAEISEACRQAFTATCHLLLECTTFPVYLSEEETLALHTDMFGDTGSEVDSLPVWLRSLMTLCCLSRDYNIQHTAVASLLELINHSQSLALVIQDKHRRYQTSDSNPLSGRLQMVTVPPIYPALLRAIEEGTDFYQRVSQVLWSQLDMERREQHISCVELFYRLHCLAPSASICEDIICQALLHKDKAVRLEALHRFTVLWHLTREIQTNRTMSLSRSFDRSLCVVVDSLSCTDGSIRAAAQCWLVRALSLSDVIRILEPILLLLLHPSTQRCSIHSIKQNLTAGNLRVLSNRTRSSTKSSGTSADAMATEVTTLNLTSIVDRESLWAELDSGLELAKPQDSVVLSRSESEETEEEEDRAEQGEDGESEHTESADTSGAQVSTENSSSGSTPYRSIEEGGMVNGLRRAESERTQASDSLSSEDEEDLELEAMARSRLLKQEREKREAIDSLFRHVLLYPLAGGWRHLLQGLALLDSLLRSSAECPLVDALSSTSLDTSSAAHLNLVSNLLQRHQQAQDGKGFYGCLLSPSSSPSVPPSLLIELLVSLCLRFLRSHYPSYLSLGPLDLQGNREVQVKSVAVLTRMVNQLCCMARGQEGNGAGLEPIRRLLSGCKVQQYALLTLSASMYVSQRGTDKGPPKNVELLDEQGGLSEESLVNLGSGGGQEQYPLQMELLKLLQALIVLEYHVWLGGAVSTAGSGGASGQPGEPRESPTASTPLAREWQTAVLFQQSIKAAQYVQSHPITAQGMFVSAAARALQPQYGYAMHPHWVSLLCSSLPYLGRSLGIIVAPLISQICKNLDELVKLYEHDGGKTNQSLSGRRENIAPDYPLTLLEGLTTITHYCLLDNKRSLVACDPVDVRNARNAVIEALPHMLSSMALLWGVVMKEEFQRRASDSGQSSRHTSTSVYFKSTKILRQRILEFLVPLTGQYGIQLMASLGVVWSNRKSKRRHKNKVLPVASEARLTIVDLVKSLNTLHTDTILQLVKEVVKKPHQIKGEQKSTLVDIPMLQFSYAYIQSISAQALQENVAPLLSLLRESVQLNLAPPGHFLLLGILNDFVNRLPNLDNKKDTRDLQEVTQRILEAVGGIAGSSLEQTSWLSRSLEVKVQPQVCAEAVEPDDADVDGDHCESMAQASTMVSSSAPSVYSVQALVLLAEILAPLLDMVYRSDEKEKAVPLISRLMYYVFPYLKNHSAYNMPSFEAGAQLLSSLSGYAYTKRAWRKEVFELFMDPLFFTMDASCAPSWKSIIDHLLTHEKTMFKDLMNQKPMLLKRQAFAMFSGELDQYHLYLPLIQERLTEALRMNPSPAVSAQIFLMFRVLLLRISSQHLTSLWPIMVTELIRIFARLEKALQADKDVSKLAKVVRGALDRNGPVNFTQAELDMYLSACKFLDTSLAFPPERIPLFQMYRWAFVPEVDVNRYSGPETALIEGEQECIPHVVRVLEGIQLRYGTLNGLSEESSTEHLEFPLLTQHSLSSITQLLPFLHILCCSFQGPPPYSHPMPHCPVADYPAASPGTVLKKLEHIIEEEFLDSMES